tggaaattttgtagacatcgccgaACCCAAATCATGATCTTTCTTTTGAAACTATACTTCAGCAGTTAGGATAATGAGTCAAACGCATCTGGAAGGACTCACATGCATGAGCTGAGAACTTTAGAAtaaaattagggctgggcaacaaaacaataatgataattattgcaatataacaaatatttgattttaattcatttgaatcatgaacaaattagcactttatttttctattaccATATTTATTTTGAGGAAAATGGactgaaaaattattttactctgcatttttgttgaaaaaaagattttaccaTAATTATTTTGagtgttctacctcagatttggaTAAACATAAAgatggtgatggggcagtggataagacacgtgcttttggtgtgagagacccaggttcaattccccactgtaacacatccaccaatgtgtccctgagcaaaccACTTAACTCCTATTTGCTCCAGAGgagtgcaacctctgacatttatagcaattgtaagtcgttttggataaaagcgtcagctaaatgaataaatgtaatgttaagaatagtttaaaactacaattaaacatctggtttcttcaacttttactcaggagcaaaaaatctgcctttaaaccttTTGATATTGTGATAAATAATTTGATTTCATTCGGGGTTTTTTTATAGTGATAACATTTCTGACCACATCACCCAGCCCTAAATAAGATATACAGAAGCAGGTTGCCATTTTCCTTGGCTATGAACTCGTTAATGTTAATTATACTACAGCTGAAACATAATAATGTCATGATAATACTAAAatgatcagtgtgtgtgttttttttaacggCAAAGATACCTGTTTTGCAAAGAAGATGTGGTCAAGCCTCGAATCCTGAACGATTGATCCTGCTGGCTCTTCACCTGGCTGCCACTTGAACAGGAAAATCAACCCATGAACTGGTCTGcaacagaatataaaaataaaataaaaaggtctgTCTTTCTAAAGGAGCATGCAATATAATGAAGCTGCTAGGTACGAACATACTTCAAGTTGTCGAAGTTCTCCGGCTCCATACTCCATATCTCTTCAACCTGGGCGCCTTTGCAACCTGACAAGTAACGTTAAAGCATCAAACATCCATTCACACTTGCTGTAGTAACTGCTTAGGTAACGTTAAGATTTACCCGGCCGTAAACAAACGTGAGCTGACTGAGCAGCTTTTCTCCGTGACGAGTTGACAAGgggaaaacacaacatttgtcATCATTCATGGATTTGTTTTCACGCGCCGTTGTTTTGAACGCTGACTAATGCTAGCCAGTTAGCTTGCCTAATTAGGTTAGCTAAGGCTTTCCATTCAATACACGCAGCTTTTTGGAGAATGTAGCGTTTGGGGAGGCTGTTAAGAATGCATAGCCTTTAAAATATTTCGGCTGCAGCATCGTAGCATTTTTCACTCTTCGGGCATTGGGTTAATGTTAAGTCAGTAGTCATTTAGAAGTTACCGTTAGCTTTAGGGCAGCTAGCTAGCGCTGTCGGATAGCCACGTTACACTGAATGAGCAGCAGAAACTCACCAAAACCCTTAATCAGTTCTGTAAACACGCCGGGGTCACTCTCCATCAGACACCACTCTCCTGCGCTTCCAGCCATTCTTTACAATGTTGTTTATTCAACCTTTGTGCGCATAAACACGATGCTAATATCCCAGTTTAGCAGCACACCCGCTAGTCAAGCTAATTTAACTGAAGAACTGGAGTGACCTCACAGTGATGCGGAGGGCAGTCAGGGTGCGCACGTTTTATTTTACAGCGGACACGGGAGGcgacacacatttaacaaaaacgCGCATTACAAAAATTCAACTTTTCAatcaactttttaaatatgcataTCTATCTACCTTCGCAAACACAAAACttaaaattattaaacagaGTAAAAAAGAACTCCATTATGAACTACAACCAAATTCCGCCCTCCAACGAGGAGGAGGGAGGTAACAAATGAAGCACCAttcggtaaaaaaaaaaaaaaaacgcaaagCAAGACGTTTGACGCTGATAGTGGACTTTATTCATCATAAATACACATTCAAGGCATTTAAAAACGTTTCACACTGGTTGTCACTTCATACATACGCCAATTAATCTATACATTCATAATACTGACCAGCATCATGATTCATTAGGATATTCATACACTTTTCTAAGTCAATCAcctaaaaatcaaataaattcaGACAAACACAGCTACTGCTGAAATCACACAGCtgttgacataaaaaaaatgcttccacaagcaacaaaaaatacaaaattactcTATTTTTCCGTTTATGTAAATAACATACATTTCTCAATAAGATATattcaaatacaataaaatgtcccaatcAAACATCTGAAGTGCTTTCAATCTTGCATTAAAAGGACTCTCAAATAAACTCATTTTAAAGATGAGTGTTGAATCCTAACATGAATACTTCATGATGTTCAGTTTGATGCTTAAAgagatcatgttttttttatgactgCAATATTGTTCAATAAAACACCCATGCATTCGAGAATTATGACAAATAGTTCCACTATTTACAGGTTTAGTTTCGATGGctgctttaataataataataatgatattaacaataataataataataataatactgtatatgCCCGGTTGAAAATGTATGTAGCCTAACGTCAAGTATCCAGTGCACTTTGATAAATGAATAACATAGTTGTGCTTAAGCAATGTACTACTTGTAGCACAAGATCaagcaaacatttaataaatacagGATTGGAAAAAACTACTAGAACGGTTAGTCATTTAGTGGACTCAAACTGTCCGCTGCCCGAGCCTTCTGAGCTGGTCGCAGCACAGCAGGGAGCACACTGTTCGATCAGGGGCATCAACTTCCCCTGCTGATGGAGCTGCTTGGTATCAGAGCCACCCCCGATGCAGTTTCCGTTAATAAAGACTCTCGGCACCTGAACACACAAATCATATCACAACATCAGCATGCGTGAATAAGTAgttcttaaaaaagaaaagaggtcTAGTGCCAAGTTATATCTTAAATACTTTAAGGTTTATGAGCCATCTGACATCCTCATGCAGCAGCCCTCTAGCTTCCACTACAGTTAGCCATTAAACTACAGGCAGCCTCAGGAGTCAAGCGTTTAAAACTGTCTTTTACAGTGAAAATCACTGTGTTTTACTAtgcagctgtgtttttaaattgctACAAATAATTGTGTCATTTGGCTCTGTCTTTACCAATACCTGTGTGTTGTGACTCTTCCTTTCATCAAAATGTTTCAAAGAGAGTCTATTTTAATGGATTGGTATCGCCTAAGATAAAGCAGATATAAATCGGATCCTTTCTTTATTGAAGTCGACTGTGTTTTGTCTAACATCCACCTCAGCCTGCTCTCCTTTACGACAGCTGCAGTATTTTGCTCTGATGCCGGTGAGAATTGAGAGTGTGAGTATCTGTGCACACAGTGACTCGAGTTCTGACACCCAGACAGACAAATCAATGTAGTCCATCGACTATACTcgccttttctttgttttccattgtggaaaagttgtacctgtacctgctaccaggtgctttttttcatatcacctccgtcaaggttccaagcgagctgaggcgatactaaaatgtgatgtgaaaacacagcagactactgattggtcagagaaaattgtcactattcactgcatcatcattgcgtgcgccagacaggccagcaacagaaagttttatattttacaattttcatatgttatttcatcactaaatccccatctgagaagttttgaggaaAGAAGTCatctgtgtagatttcaaatattgacagttttacgaaaagtgatggtgcaacaaaaatgtgcttgaaagtttctgagttgagaagctccgcaagtgccggcaggggaagcctgcgccaacctgcaggaggagcttGCAAGGCCGGCCAGCCGTCCGCTCACAGAgcccctctgctcccgccgtcacacagaccgctgcagcaacaacggcagaggaaaacacagctggaaggttttcataccgcttctctgtctttacattctgaggaatgttaaacgttttaacttaaatcaagagacagctgtttgtgggtGGCTGGTgcgtgtgtcgcattgaacattatgtcacAGCAGTTGTGAGTGGCGTCACTATGATGACCAGCTACATtaaggggtactatctctgggtatctgtaatggaaaacggagcaagGCCAATCCGAGTCGAgtcgagtcgaggcgagttgagctggaaTTGGCGTAAACAGCTAGTTTCTCACTTTTGGCCGCCGCTGATCATGGCTTTCGCcagttaaaataacaaatggcAGCAGTGATTTAATAGCTGTTGCTAGGAGTGGTGATgacgcagtggataagacccaggttcgaatccactgtgagacaccaacgtgtccttgagcaagacacttaacactTAGTTGccccagaggcgtgcgacctctgacatttatCGCAATTGTTCGTCGCTTTGGTTAAAAggatcagctaaatgtaaatgtattaatgtTGATTTCATAAGTAACTTGATGACAAGCCAAAATGAAACTTGTCTATTCAAGCCAGTGTCTTTACTCGGCTCAAGATATGTGAGGGAGGAACCTCCACTCTGTAAAACCACGAGTGGACTGTAGTTCTCACAATTCCACCAGGGCGATTTGTTTTCTCTCTAGCTGATCGCATCATGTCAATgacatttaaaggttcagtttgtaagatttagtggcatctagttgcgatggttgtgaattgcaacacTCTATCCcttgccccctaacctttcaaagagggTAGGACAGCTACAGTgtctgacacagcacaaaagatgtctcttctgagacagcagagagtggccagtcaagaaacgagggttctttaggtatatttattaagaaattatgtttacttaattattcagtaaaaccagatATTATTGCGACTTTGCCACTgacaaacaacatgaaaaatgtaaGCCAATAGTGTGAaaaactgtcactgtttctgcaccacagtccattataaaccacaaattaaataaagtttatacaaacattgacaagggaaactctctgtgattatggataatcgccaaaactgcccgccaacaataatatctggcttggtgccagattatggtgctttaatagcggcaaaaaatataaataaataaatactttgatggcagtgctgaaatagatctcagtcatgacatcAACAGTtcctcacataatcacttcctttttagtggttttgcctgcaaaaAGAAGCGCAAGAAAGCTTGTTTAATGCCATCTTGTATTTaaagttgaactgagcttttactttgaaaaactcTGAACGGCATTAaaagtctgtagcctgcttgacacacctctaaaAGAGCCCTCAGAGATCATGATTCCACTAAATGTCCTCTACCTGGAGATAGTGGGGAAATGcaaaagcgtccgtaggttgatggatgaggatcaaacaccaaaacaaaaacagtgcagcacatgtcatgatctgagaaacattcgctgcagaattCCTTTGTTGCAgcgaaaaaaaacccaaaaacactGCCCTAAGTTGAGATTGAACTCTCAATCCTCAGGTTATGAGTCCTGCGCCTTACCAACTGAAGGAAGGTAATATTAAGGCTCAtcttctcatccaccatctaatggttgaaaatattgctccgatccaaaacttatttgcagacccctgcagtatattattactactactacttcttctaacgtacgtattcaacacagtgatgagtgtctgcactgcctgaattctgcCAGACGTAGAAAAAGAAGAATGTAGTGACAAAACACTGTACTGTAGCCATGTTTGTCCGTCtacagctactgtagaaacatgacgatgcaacgtggcgacgtccatggaaggagGTGACCGCGGTTATGTATATATTCTAAGGTACTAAAAACATCTCAACGGAGGGGTATGTATTGTTGTGGTTTTTTGTCCCCTCCCGTTGCTAGGTTTTGGTTGAGTGGTGATTGACAGAATCCACCTGTGCTCACTCAGCTACAGGATCAAGGAGGCGGTTCTTCCGTGGGTTGCTCTCACTCCTTCGTGGTGCCGGCCGGCGGCAGACTGTGCCCGGTAGGTTAGGTTTGGCCTGGAGTATGTCTCCTCtgatctttgtttctttttgttctaATAATAAAACGCGTGGTTAATTTTTCATCAGGAGTCTCCCATCCTTGCTTGCGGTACTTAACATCAGTGGTTACTCCCTAATCCCCTACTGGGACGTAACAATGggttattatgtaaggtctttaaatagcactgaaaacatagttatggatcttatattgtatttctgtcgatagatcctcagaaatattacacactgaacctttaactttTATTCATATCATATCAATAATTTAATCTCATCAAtgtaataattttaaaacagtACCTTCACAACATTTGGATCAAGTAACTCATGAAAAATCAGGTGTTTCAGATTTAGTGTCAGACACATATTTGATCAACATTTAGGTTAATTAAAGTATCGGATATGAATCAGAATGGGCCGATACTCAATGTTAAAAGGACTTAAAAGATCggaggtaaaaagaaaaacttttatTATGCCTGTCTATAAATGTTTTACTGTCCTATAATTTTACTAGGGGATTTTGCAACTCAGTTTGTGAAAAGTGCAATATAATGAGTTATTATTTTACCtattttaaatcattattttattactttgtcATTGTGAATTAACTTAAAACTAATTAATAACTAACTATAAAACCTACtaatcatttgtttttaaaaatatataacttaaccaaaaacaaatctgaaatcAGAGTTGAGCTGTGCCTATTTCAACTGTAAAAcccagttgttgttttttttaaagggacgaacacagtgaaaaaaatgtgtaaatggGTCTTGTATGTACATATACAGACTTACCATATAAAATTAAGTCAATAAATGCTTTTTAACTCTCACATTTatctaaaaacattttgtatctTAGAATCTCTGTTAAGGGTCCTTAGTGTATTTTATGCAGTAACTATTTCAAACTGGAAAATTAGTGTTAAACAGAATATTTCAATACTTACTCAATCAAattgtatgtatatttatgcTATCATTAAAGGCTATTTTCTGACAAAGATGCAACTTGCTCTATATCTTGACTCAAAATAGCTGAATCCATTGACTGAATGGGTCAAGTTAAAGACCAGACAAGAGTTGTCATAACAAACAAGCTGTCAAATATGCACGTTTTGactatcccccccccccccaatacatGCTGAAACAACAGGCTGTGAAGTTACTTAAAATTCTGATCTCAACATACAACATGAGGCTCTTACCGTTCTGGCACCAGTCATCTGAGCTAAGGCCTCTTGCAGTCTCCTCCCATCATTGTGCTCATCCAGTTCAATCACTTTGTAGGTTGCACCAATTTCATTGAACACATTCTTGGCCATTTTGCAATAAGGGCAGGTGGTCTTCGAAAATATCACAACACAGTTCTGTGACACCATCTCCTGAAAGGTCAGGCAAAAataagatttaattaaatatcaGCAGAACACAGAAATAGATGGCACATACCAGACCTCAAGGGAATTGCTGGGTAAACACAAAAGGAAACCTAAATCACcgttattttaattaaatatttccatGGATAATTTTTAGTCCATGAGTAAACTGTGGCAGATGATGCATAAACAACTCAATACATTCATCCTCTACAATCAAACAACATTCTAAatcatacattttgtaaaagttACAAAACGTAACCCCCCCTGATCATATGGGAAAGGTAGACGTGCGAAATTATCAGCAAGGGTCTAGAAATTAATGTCATATCGCGCTACATTCAAGATATTTCAGGGCCTTGTCTGTCAAAGcttttggattgtttgttttttgaaatatGAAGTTAAGTATGCTACCTTTGGGTCCATTTCATAAGAGATCAGTATAAATCTACTTACCCgaacatactgtacacaggCTGTGCTGGACAAACCCCCAGTAGTGGAGGATGTAAAATTCCCCATTCTGAAAAGGATAAAGCACAATATTGGAGCACACAGCACTTGAAAGCATTTGGTATAGGCCTACTGTTGTACATTAAAATCTCTTGGAATCTAACTGGCACTACAAGGATTAACATTATGCCCAGGTCCATGCAATAACCTTAGAAACGTGAAGACATCGCATGAAGAGATGGATTGAAGGCTAATAATTAGAATCAAAATAATATCTAACTGGAGTTTAACTACTGCCCTGAAAATATCCATTGGCATTGTTATAGTCTCAGCTAAATAAATACCGTTTGTTTTACTCCCTGTAACGCCTGGTCTACAACTGCAGGTTTATGTGGTAAGTAATCCTGGATTAGGTGTACACATGCTCTTCCCTGGCACTGGTAATTAGCTCAGATTTCGTGTGGATGGGTGACATGCCAAACtccattaaaatatatacattttaagaCAGCGCGCTTTTGTGAAAATTAACAACACTTTGTAAAACATTGTTGTAAATGTTTAATGAAACGGGACCACCTTATTGTACATTCGGTAACGTTATACACTTGATACACCTCCCggaatttaaatttaaatggaaatctaaattaaaattgGTTCACCAAGTTACCGCACACCGCAAAGCACAAGTGAACGGTAACGTGGTAACGTTAACGTTTAGCTAACGTCCAACAACAGGCATGCCAATGATTAAAGCGGATTTATTCTGATTTTTAATGTACTGTTAATGAATCACATCCCTGCCGAATTTGCCAGAGGAACCGACTGAGTCGTAAAGGCTACACGCAATGTGTGCTTGTCGATGAGCAAGACGCTTTAAAATAGATTCAACTTCACATTATATGAGATTATTATGAAACACTTCTGTTCGGCAGGGGACAGTGCAGGGACTACGCCATGTTCAAGTTACTATTTTAACGTCTCTACGTTTGGCAGTAATATTTTTCTAATGTGTGCCATGTGGTTGatatagctagctagctataaTTTTAGTCAAACTAGCGGGAATGACCTTCGGCAGCCGGTCCATGCCACCCTGGGAAGACATCCTGCTCGAGCAAACATGGAGATAAAACAAGATAAGGCCAATAAATGATCGAGCTGTTGGCCTAGATGAGACATGCGGTTAACGAACTGACAGGTCTGCAGTTACACACCACGCTGGCTGCTACGGTATGCTTGTTTTCGGCTCTATTTGCACTGTTTATGCTTGTGAAAGCCTACCTTACGTGACCACCGGAAGCAGTTTCTGGCGTAAGCCGCAGTTTGTAACGTAACGCCCATAACGTCACTTCACAAGTTTACACCACTAACTtgcaaaaactgaataaaaagacattgaaatcagctgtatttcttttttgtggAGAACTAAACGAAATGCTGGTACATTTATTTTCCCCAGCCAAGAAGTTTTGGAGCAAATTGTCACGACTTCTTATATTTACCCTCAATTGGCATTGCGGTGGGGAAATGTATTGTTTGGTTTCactaaaaatgacaaaaatgtattttcagagTAGGCTACTATGTGATGAATTTGCTTATTATTTTAACCAAGTTTTCTTTGAATAAGTCAAGATTCTTAAAAAAGAAGCCAAGCTTTCTGGAGCTGGCTGCTATCATTAAgcaatatattatttaaatatctgaatgtacaaacaaaaaagctgttGAATGATATGACCTTCCtaaattttacaaaacatttatttaatttttcttcaGCCTTTGTTTTGGTTATATTTTTTTTCGATAACCCCTTGATCTTTCTGGCTTATTTGTGATTTGTGTCTGTATAGAATAAATGTTCAGATAAATTGTTTACCTGCTGAATATCCATGTCCAAGATtggattaaaaaatgtataaataaagcaAAGAACTTAAATTGCTTCTATTAATACTCTTTAGTTGAAGTGTTAAAGTGCGCATTATTTCCCTACCAGATTTTCGATAAATCTGCTTTTAATTGAGTAGTAGGCTATTCGTTGCCTCCATTGGTAAAGTACGGGaaagttcaatctcaaaacgttttgcaacgATTTGCCACATTTTCGGATTGAATGGGTGCTTAAGTCttaagtctcttaattgcatccacttTTCCCTTTCTTGCGTCTTTTCCTTGCGTCTTAGTCACCGGAGATGCATGGAGAGACGCAAGGAAACCAAACCAGGAGAGAAGGAACCAGGAAATATGTTTGTAGAGACATATGAGACCTCCTTTCCGAAGAGGAGCCAAGATGGCGACTTGAACTAACGCGCTTTTTGAGCTGTGCACCAACTTTTACAGAGagtttgtgaaataaaaaaaataaaaaaaactccttTCCTCCTAAGCGTCACTAAAGCGACGTCCGTTTCTGATGATGGCGGCAGCTGgtcacagctggatcagctgtcagtcggctctaacagctgtagagacttttgatggagcTTGTgtctacatactgtacatgtgcactgtgttggtactaataaagtctcacagttatcagtgcagagcagcatgaatctctgttacctgtttaacaaacacctgcacatgaataattTTGGGCTgatgtcctgctcagaggcacaggataatttctactggcacaatcTGCATTTAGattattgattctgattgtaaatttgttattgaataacccagaacatgatcatggtgtcttgggatttattaggctaaatgtttcagggaaaGTGAAATGATGTAACTTGTATCAAAGTCGACGCTCAGTTTTTGGCTTTTccgtttatttcctcttctgatatccttCAACACTACTGCATACATTTAATTTGCAAGTCATATCACTTGTTACCGGtcgatcactgcgttccatcattTCAATCCAATGAATTTTTTTAGCACAGCACCGCTTTCATTCAttgtttcatcagctgattttactcgcggagccgctggctgctttcatcagataGGCTACTTTGTTTGCTTCATTAGATACTTTGGTGCAGTTGAGTGACTTGTCCGACTCACGTGTACTATGTTTTATCGTcgtctatttggactaaacacaggaatgaccagcctcacatgtgactgaatagaaatgacaataaattatgtaaaacatgtttcttgcaGACAgactctctga
This genomic window from Micropterus dolomieu isolate WLL.071019.BEF.003 ecotype Adirondacks linkage group LG05, ASM2129224v1, whole genome shotgun sequence contains:
- the glrx2 gene encoding glutaredoxin 2 isoform X2; its protein translation is MGNFTSSTTGGLSSTACVQYVREMVSQNCVVIFSKTTCPYCKMAKNVFNEIGATYKVIELDEHNDGRRLQEALAQMTGARTVPRVFINGNCIGGGSDTKQLHQQGKLMPLIEQCAPCCAATSSEGSGSGQFESTK
- the glrx2 gene encoding glutaredoxin 2 isoform X1, giving the protein MSHLGQQLDHLLALSCFISMFARAGCLPRVAWTGCRRMGNFTSSTTGGLSSTACVQYVREMVSQNCVVIFSKTTCPYCKMAKNVFNEIGATYKVIELDEHNDGRRLQEALAQMTGARTVPRVFINGNCIGGGSDTKQLHQQGKLMPLIEQCAPCCAATSSEGSGSGQFESTK